From one Solanum stenotomum isolate F172 chromosome 12, ASM1918654v1, whole genome shotgun sequence genomic stretch:
- the LOC125848703 gene encoding protein E6-like, whose translation MASIAKSFSLIFLLALFTSLQVHARDGQFFNKVPSNNGVKETQTVVPNKEQEPNFMPENENGAYGLYGHESVSTPSTTTTTTTNTNNPNVNNLPNSKYLPKNYNPVSYVTVAEDNTNENSFNDNNNEISTKHNIDTSTSTTNLNNNQFYSGPTNYRSNNNNNQQQQYYHGVSDFSTKNHNNQQQQFYSGDSFYSNNQQYNNNDNEEENYNAGNTYYNNNYEPQQELTETRLSAKSYNTNPTNYRNNYNNNNQEQSYSTNYNNNEEQSYSTGNGNYRVHQQQGMSDTRFLGNGKFYYDINAGRHARDPYENAKEFASMNQQYNNKNTYGNNEYNNNNFENEDFQDEENMP comes from the coding sequence ATGGCTTCAATTGCTAAAAGTTTCTCTCTCATTTTCCTCCTTGCTCTTTTTACCTCACTCCAAGTTCATGCAAGGGATGGTCAATTTTTCAACAAAGTCCCAAGCAACAATGGTGTAAAGGAAACACAAACAGTTGTTCCTAACAAAGAGCAAGAGCCAAATTTCATGCCTGAAAATGAAAATGGTGCTTATGGCCTTTATGGCCATGAATCTGTTTCCACCCCTTCTACAACAACTACTACTACCACTAACACCAATAATCCCAATGTCAACAATCTTCCCAACAGCAAATACCTTCCCAAAAATTATAACCCTGTTTCTTATGTAACTGTTGCTGAGGACAATACAAATGAAAATAGTTTCAATGACAACAACAATGAAATCTCAACCAAGCACAATATTGATACCTCCACTTCCACCACCAACTTGAATAACAACCAATTCTACAGTGGTCCCACCAATTACCGcagtaacaataataacaaccaGCAGCAACAGTACTACCACGGCGTCAGCGATTTCAGTACTAAAAACCACAACAACCAGCAGCAACAGTTTTACAGCGGTGACAGTTTTTACAGCAACAACCAACAGTACAACAACAATGATAACGAGGAGGAGAACTACAACGCTGGTAATACATATTATAACAACAATTATGAACCGCAACAGGAGTTGACTGAAACAAGATTGAGTGCCAAAAGCTACAACACCAACCCAACAAATTACCGAAacaattacaacaacaacaatcagGAACAGAGCTACTCCACAAATTACAACAATAATGAAGAACAGAGTTACAGCACTGGGAATGGTAATTACAGAGTGCACCAACAACAGGGGATGAGTGACACAAGGTTTTTGGGAAATGGGAAATTTTACTATGATATCAATGCTGGGAGACATGCCAGGGATCCATATGAAAATGCAAAGGAATTTGCTTCAATGAACCAGCAGTACAACAACAAGAACACCTATGGCAACAATgagtacaacaacaacaactttGAGAATGAAGATTTTCAAGATGAAGAGAACATGCCTTAA